The following proteins are encoded in a genomic region of Thiomicrospira sp. R3:
- the htpG gene encoding molecular chaperone HtpG, which translates to MSVCKETHVFQTEVKQLLKLMIHALYSNKEIFLRELISNSSDALDKLRFESVSNDSLSEGESELFIQVEFDKEAKTIRLRDNGIGMTRDEVIENIGTIANSGTKKFLEKMTGDQAKDSHLIGQFGVGFYSAFIVADKVVLKTRKAGMPSDQGVEWQSNGEGEFTLETIDKSHKGTEITLYLKDDMDEFLSEYRLKNIITTYSDHINFPIQMLEEVSVAVDQAAENNESETKDVETVTEKQWKQVNKATAIWTQPKSNLTDDEYNNFYQTISHDFEKPLAVMHNKVEGTLEYTSLLYLPKKAPFDLYDRDRRYGLKLYVKRVFIMDDAEHLMPAYLRFVRGVIDSNDLPLNVSREILQSNQVVDKIRSASVKRVLDQLAKMTKADDKSEYEAFWDQFGQVLKEGLIEDFANREKLAKLMLFSSTHTGEKSQRVSLADYVARMKEGQEAIYYIVADKHAAALGSPHLEAFRKKGIEVLLLSDRIDEWLVAHLTEFETKPLKSITQGDIKEFAEDEASLTDDQKKQRSDLVEKVKAALGDQVADVKMTRRLTESPACIVAEEGGITPHMARLMEQMGQSIPQVKPVLELNPDHALVMRIAEIDDEEQTKQWALFLFEQAQLAEGDQLASPADFIKRVNLLLSQTA; encoded by the coding sequence TTTTTCAAACTGAAGTTAAGCAGCTTTTAAAATTAATGATTCACGCGCTTTACAGTAACAAGGAAATTTTCCTACGTGAGTTGATCTCGAATTCATCGGACGCGCTTGATAAGTTAAGGTTTGAAAGTGTATCAAACGATAGTTTAAGTGAAGGTGAGAGTGAACTGTTCATTCAAGTTGAATTTGATAAAGAGGCGAAAACCATTAGGTTACGTGACAATGGTATCGGTATGACGCGTGATGAGGTTATTGAAAACATTGGCACGATTGCAAACTCTGGCACCAAAAAGTTTTTGGAGAAAATGACCGGTGATCAAGCCAAAGACAGTCACTTGATAGGTCAATTTGGTGTAGGGTTTTACTCGGCATTTATTGTTGCAGATAAGGTTGTTTTGAAAACCCGTAAGGCGGGGATGCCATCTGATCAAGGGGTTGAGTGGCAATCTAATGGCGAGGGCGAGTTTACACTTGAAACCATTGATAAGTCACACAAAGGAACAGAGATAACGCTTTATCTTAAGGACGATATGGATGAGTTTTTGAGTGAGTATCGACTCAAAAATATTATTACGACCTACTCAGATCATATTAACTTCCCGATTCAAATGCTTGAAGAGGTGTCTGTTGCGGTTGATCAAGCGGCTGAAAACAACGAGTCTGAAACTAAAGACGTTGAGACGGTTACTGAAAAACAATGGAAACAAGTTAATAAAGCTACCGCAATTTGGACTCAGCCTAAGTCAAACTTAACAGATGACGAATACAATAATTTCTATCAGACCATTTCACATGATTTTGAGAAACCACTGGCGGTGATGCATAACAAGGTTGAAGGTACGCTTGAATATACTTCGCTGCTTTATTTACCCAAAAAAGCACCGTTTGATCTTTATGACCGTGATCGTCGTTATGGTCTAAAGCTGTATGTTAAACGCGTGTTTATTATGGATGATGCCGAGCATCTTATGCCCGCTTACTTGCGTTTTGTGCGTGGTGTGATAGATTCAAATGACTTGCCATTAAACGTATCGCGTGAAATCCTACAGAGCAATCAAGTGGTTGATAAAATCCGTTCGGCTTCAGTTAAGCGTGTATTGGATCAGTTGGCTAAAATGACTAAGGCCGATGACAAGTCTGAATATGAAGCCTTCTGGGATCAATTTGGCCAGGTTTTAAAAGAGGGGTTAATTGAAGATTTTGCGAATCGTGAAAAATTGGCAAAGCTGATGCTGTTCTCTTCTACACACACGGGAGAGAAATCTCAACGTGTCAGTCTCGCAGATTATGTGGCTAGAATGAAAGAAGGTCAAGAAGCCATCTACTATATTGTCGCAGATAAACATGCTGCTGCATTAGGAAGTCCTCATTTAGAGGCGTTCCGCAAAAAAGGTATTGAGGTATTACTTCTTTCTGATCGTATTGATGAATGGCTGGTGGCACATTTAACTGAATTTGAAACTAAGCCGCTCAAATCGATCACACAAGGCGATATTAAAGAGTTTGCTGAAGATGAAGCCAGCTTGACAGATGATCAGAAAAAGCAACGTAGCGATTTAGTTGAAAAAGTTAAGGCGGCCTTAGGGGATCAGGTGGCTGATGTAAAAATGACAAGGCGACTAACTGAATCACCTGCATGTATCGTCGCTGAAGAAGGGGGTATTACGCCTCATATGGCACGATTAATGGAGCAAATGGGGCAATCTATACCTCAGGTTAAGCCGGTGCTTGAGTTAAACCCGGACCATGCATTGGTTATGCGTATTGCTGAAATTGATGATGAAGAGCAAACCAAGCAGTGGGCATTGTTTTTGTTTGAGCAAGCCCAATTAGCGGAAGGTGATCAGTTGGCTTCACCGGCTGATTTTATTAAACGTGTTAACCTTTTATTATCTCAAACTGCTTAA
- a CDS encoding FKBP-type peptidyl-prolyl cis-trans isomerase, whose product MSRLSNLKKSTLLVGALLFSQTSLADLDTLDQKASYSIGVDLANNLKTQGIELEIDAFLQGLGDSLRSNELKLSKQQMATAISDFTRSLEMKQNERYAALAKQNLERGQAFLAENKTKRGIIQLDSGLQYRVIEEGKGEKATLDDVIIAHYRGQLIDGTEFDSSYNRGVPIEFKLNSVIPGWQEALQLMKAGSKWEVFIPSELAYAERGAGSLIGPNEVLVFEIHFITTAVQD is encoded by the coding sequence ATGTCACGTTTATCTAATCTTAAAAAATCGACTCTACTAGTGGGTGCGTTGCTCTTTAGTCAGACGTCCCTCGCTGATCTCGACACGCTAGACCAAAAAGCTAGCTATTCAATCGGTGTAGACCTTGCCAATAATTTAAAGACTCAAGGCATAGAGCTGGAAATAGATGCTTTTTTACAAGGACTTGGCGATAGCTTAAGAAGTAACGAACTTAAACTAAGCAAACAACAAATGGCAACAGCAATCAGCGATTTCACTCGTTCTTTAGAAATGAAACAAAATGAACGCTATGCAGCATTAGCCAAACAAAATCTAGAACGCGGTCAAGCGTTTCTCGCAGAAAACAAAACAAAGAGGGGGATTATCCAGCTAGATAGCGGACTACAGTATCGGGTCATCGAAGAGGGTAAAGGTGAAAAAGCAACGCTTGATGACGTGATAATTGCACACTATCGAGGTCAACTGATTGATGGCACGGAGTTTGACAGCTCATATAACCGAGGTGTACCGATAGAATTTAAACTTAACAGCGTTATTCCAGGTTGGCAAGAAGCATTACAACTTATGAAAGCCGGCTCTAAATGGGAAGTGTTTATACCTTCAGAACTTGCTTACGCTGAGCGCGGCGCGGGAAGTCTTATCGGGCCTAACGAAGTGTTAGTGTTTGAAATTCATTTCATTACAACAGCGGTTCAAGACTAA
- a CDS encoding anti-phage deoxyguanosine triphosphatase, whose product MNAIEQESIWTQKYTEYLHNSAARPARIVYQRDRARVIHSASFRRLQSKTQIFGLNESDFFRTRLTHSMEVAQIGSGMVEQLITDGDNQAYLDWLPSFYLIEAICLAHDLGHPPFGHGGEVALNYMMRHHGGFEGNAQTLRILSKLGEYTPDNGIDLSRRATLGVLKYPAIYDDVIKLNSAYLTQLEEPDVTDFKTWNMQAWYPPKSIYKEEQIIFDWVLAPFSAKDRALFTALDQSDVKHHVKTCYKGFDTTIMELADDIAYGIHDLEDAVAMKMVTRDLWQAEVMDNTLFKTYGLWDNLMTERLFSGSSKSRKHAVSKMVGLMVEHVYVAENSDFNHPLLRYQACLPEAQGVVLDLLKQFVFKNVITIPEVKGMEYKGQLIVMELFKALDANAERLLPSNTLKKVKKAQSERERKRVICDYIAGMTNTYASRLYEKFFMPKSGSIFDRL is encoded by the coding sequence ATGAATGCGATCGAACAAGAGTCGATATGGACTCAAAAGTACACGGAGTACCTACATAATTCAGCTGCTCGACCCGCACGAATTGTTTACCAACGCGATCGTGCTCGGGTTATTCATTCAGCGTCTTTTAGACGTTTACAGTCCAAAACGCAAATTTTCGGTTTAAACGAATCCGATTTTTTCAGAACACGTCTTACCCACTCGATGGAAGTCGCGCAAATTGGCTCAGGTATGGTTGAGCAACTCATTACTGATGGCGACAATCAAGCCTATCTTGATTGGTTACCTAGTTTCTATCTTATAGAAGCCATTTGCTTAGCTCATGATCTTGGCCATCCGCCATTTGGGCATGGCGGTGAGGTGGCTCTCAATTATATGATGCGCCATCATGGTGGGTTTGAAGGAAATGCCCAGACATTACGCATTCTATCTAAATTAGGTGAATATACGCCCGATAATGGCATAGACCTCTCTAGGCGTGCAACCTTGGGTGTTTTGAAATATCCGGCTATTTATGATGACGTGATCAAACTAAACTCGGCTTACCTCACTCAGTTAGAGGAGCCGGATGTAACAGATTTTAAGACTTGGAACATGCAGGCCTGGTACCCCCCTAAAAGTATTTATAAAGAAGAGCAAATTATTTTCGATTGGGTTTTAGCGCCTTTTTCTGCCAAGGACCGTGCTTTATTTACAGCGCTTGATCAGTCTGATGTTAAGCATCATGTCAAAACCTGTTATAAGGGCTTTGACACCACTATTATGGAGTTGGCGGATGATATTGCTTACGGTATTCATGATCTGGAGGATGCCGTAGCGATGAAAATGGTTACCCGAGATCTTTGGCAAGCCGAAGTGATGGACAATACTTTATTTAAGACCTATGGTTTGTGGGATAACCTCATGACAGAGCGTTTGTTTAGTGGTAGTTCAAAATCACGAAAACATGCCGTCAGTAAAATGGTCGGGTTAATGGTAGAGCATGTTTATGTGGCTGAGAATAGCGACTTCAATCATCCCTTACTGCGTTACCAGGCCTGCTTGCCCGAAGCGCAGGGCGTGGTATTGGATTTGCTTAAACAATTTGTGTTTAAAAATGTGATTACTATCCCAGAAGTAAAAGGCATGGAATACAAGGGTCAACTGATTGTAATGGAGTTGTTTAAAGCACTTGATGCGAACGCAGAAAGATTACTCCCATCCAATACGTTAAAGAAAGTGAAAAAAGCGCAGTCTGAACGTGAACGAAAACGCGTTATTTGTGATTATATTGCTGGGATGACAAATACCTACGCGTCTCGTTTGTATGAAAAGTTTTTTATGCCTAAAAGTGGATCAATTTTTGATCGTTTATAA
- a CDS encoding DUF1722 domain-containing protein, producing MINVFDHLYGYVKNQLSDYQKSLYHESLEAFREGVIPLIALMKLLCQWVAEFKIDYLA from the coding sequence ATGATTAATGTATTTGATCACCTGTACGGCTATGTAAAAAATCAGCTAAGTGATTATCAGAAATCCTTGTATCATGAAAGTTTAGAGGCGTTTCGAGAGGGAGTGATTCCGTTGATTGCATTGATGAAGTTGTTGTGTCAATGGGTAGCCGAATTTAAGATTGATTATTTAGCGTAA
- a CDS encoding c-type cytochrome, translating into MRRILKMKTSKTLIGLSVAALLFGCSSEQADTVMPSSSEINLTETTTATEKVVQPVSNQPTAKPEKTAAIAWDSAHLAATIAAMPEGDIQRGELAHNQLMCIACHAVTGQPSSRNFVNLNAQPANYLKKMLIDYRDERRAESYGQSKIMTYISKELTDQDISDLAVFYEAQDLPKGKDAGFYADDHIVQLVRIGDMARGVISCAACHGSEGQGNGDLFPALAGQEADYAIRTLRAYRSGDRNNDVNGMMQNIAKNLTDEEIEGLAAYYENLNP; encoded by the coding sequence ATGAGAAGAATTTTAAAAATGAAAACCAGCAAAACGCTTATTGGCTTATCTGTCGCCGCTTTGTTGTTTGGATGCTCCTCTGAACAAGCAGATACCGTCATGCCCTCAAGCAGCGAAATAAACCTAACAGAAACCACTACTGCCACTGAAAAAGTCGTGCAGCCAGTGAGTAACCAACCCACTGCAAAGCCAGAAAAAACCGCGGCGATTGCATGGGATAGTGCCCATTTGGCTGCAACCATTGCCGCTATGCCCGAAGGTGATATTCAGCGCGGTGAGCTCGCTCATAACCAGCTTATGTGCATCGCTTGTCATGCCGTTACTGGACAGCCTAGCTCACGTAACTTTGTTAACCTAAATGCACAACCTGCAAATTACTTGAAAAAGATGTTAATCGACTACCGTGATGAGCGCCGAGCCGAGTCCTACGGTCAGTCAAAAATCATGACCTATATTTCAAAAGAACTGACAGATCAAGACATTTCAGATCTCGCGGTTTTTTATGAGGCACAAGATTTACCCAAAGGCAAGGATGCAGGGTTTTATGCAGATGACCACATTGTACAGCTTGTTCGCATTGGGGACATGGCGCGTGGTGTGATAAGCTGCGCCGCTTGTCACGGTTCAGAAGGCCAAGGAAATGGCGATTTATTCCCTGCGCTAGCAGGACAAGAAGCTGACTATGCCATTCGCACCCTTAGAGCCTACCGTTCTGGTGACCGTAATAATGATGTTAACGGTATGATGCAGAATATCGCCAAAAACCTAACCGATGAAGAAATCGAAGGTTTAGCTGCCTATTACGAGAACCTTAACCCTTAA